A genomic segment from Phragmites australis chromosome 6, lpPhrAust1.1, whole genome shotgun sequence encodes:
- the LOC133922696 gene encoding leucine-rich repeat extensin-like protein 4, translating into MIPRSAAVCALLLLLGLQLAASQQEGDVWEQYAASFASRFDAPPSWTFPNPRLRAAYAALQAWKRTAIFSDPSNFTANWVGPNVCAYNGIYCAPLPGAGGYGHGHGDVVVAGIDLNHADIAGYLPASLPLGLPDLALIHLNSNRFCGVVPDTFRHLRLLHELDLSNNRFVGMFPEVVLALPSLKYLDLRFNDFEGSIPPVLFDRPLDAIFVNSNRLRNPIPANLGNSPASVVVLAHNKLGGCIPPSIGKMAETLNEIVLIADELIGCIPPQVGLLKKVTVFDVSDNHLQGQLPATIGGMAVVEELDIARNHFEGAVPAGVCGLASLKNFTYTDNFITSRPGCAKATADGAWNCIPGAPAQRPPSQCAAAAAHPFDCSKAQCQAAAYTPTPGGGSGSNGGRRGGGQRPPTPVGSPPRGTVAGNPPPPASSYPTPSYPSPPSSATTPSYHSPPKGSSTPSYPSPSTTPSYPSPPQGSSTPSYPSPPSSATTPSYHSPPQGSTTPSYPSPPSSATTPSYHSPPQGSTTPSYPSPPSSGTTPSYHSPPQGSPTTPSYPSPPKGSSTPSYPSPPSSSSTPSYHSPPQSTPTPSYPSPPSGSTTPVTHAPPPPTSADKPDVRYAPPPGSYGPSPSTPPSTPSHDSGYQPPFSGHPTPSPPTEHSGYVLPPQAPGIPSSPPSHPTTPSGPGFHPPTTPATPSSPPKHCSPPSQGGSTGTGGDHGHQPGGKLPFPPVYGVSYASPPPPGKPYN; encoded by the coding sequence ATGATCCCTCGCAGCGCGGCGGTGtgcgcgctgctgctgctgcttgggcTGCAGCTCGCGGCCTCGCAGCAGGAGGGCGACGTGTGGGAGCAGTACGCGGCCTCGTTCGCCTCGCGCTTCGACGCGCCGCCGTCCTGGACCTTCCCCAACCCGCGCCTCCGCGCCGCGTACGCCGCGCTGCAGGCGTGGAAGCGCACCGCCATCTTCTCCGACCCCTCCAACTTCACCGCCAACTGGGTGGGCCCCAACGTCTGCGCCTACAACGGCATCTACTGTGCCCCGCTCCCTGGCGCCGGCGGGTacgggcacgggcacggcgACGTCGTGGTGGCCGGCATTGACCTCAACCACGCCGACATCGCTGGGTACCTGCCGGCGTCGCTCCCGCTAGGCCTCCCCGACCTGGCACTCATCCACCTCAACTCCAACCGCTTCTGCGGCGTCGTGCCGGACACATTCCGCCACCTGCGCCTGCTCCACGAGCTCGACCTCAGCAACAACCGCTTCGTCGGCATGTTCCCGGAGGTGGTCCTCGCGCTGCCGTCGCTCAAGTATCTCGACCTCAGGTTCAACGACTTCGAGGGATCCATCCCGCCGGTTCTCTTCGACCGCCCGCTCGACGCCATCTTCGTCAACTCCAACCGACTCCGCAACCCGATACCGGCCAACCTCGGCAACTCGCCCGCCTCCGTCGTCGTGCTCGCGCACAATAAGCTGGGAGGGTGCATCCCGCCGTCCATCGGGAAGATGGCCGAAACGCTGAACGAGATCGTGCTCATCGCCGACGAGCTCATTGGATGCATCCCGccgcaggtggggctgctgaaGAAGGTGACCGTGTTCGACGTCAGCGACAACCACCTGCAGGGCCAGCTCCCGGCGACCATTGGTGGTATGGCCGTTGTGGAGGAGCTCGACATCGCCAGGAACCACTTCGAGGGCGCCGTGCCGGCCGGCGTCTGCGGCCTGGCGAGCCTCAAGAACTTCACATACACGGACAACTTCATCACCTCGCGCCCGGGCTGCGCGAAGGCCACCGCCGACGGCGCGTGGAACTGCATCCCCGGCGCGCCGGCCCAGCGCCCGCCGTCGCAgtgcgcggccgcggcggcgcacCCGTTCGACTGCAGCAAGGCGCAATGCCAGGCCGCGGCGTACACACCAACGCCGGGCGGTGGCAGTGGCTCAAACGGTGGACGGCGAGGGGGCGGCCAGCGGCCACCCACGCCGGTGGGATCGCCTCCGAGAGGCACAGTTGCCGGGAACCCACCGCCTCCGGCTTCGAGCTATCCTACTCCGTCCTACCCGTCACCGCCGTCGAGCGCCACCACTCCATCGTACCACTCACCGCCCAAGGGCTCTTCCACTCCGTCGTACCCCTCGCCATCCACCACCCCGTCCTACCCATCGCCGCCTCAGGGCTCGAGCACTCCTTCCTATCCATCGCCCCCGTCGAGCGCCACCACCCCGTCGTACCACTCACCGCCTCAGGGATCCACCACTCCATCCTACCCATCGCCCCCGTCGAGCGCCACCACCCCTTCGTACCACTCGCCGCCTCAGGGATCCACCACTCCATCCTACccgtcgccgccgtcgagcGGCACTACCCCGTCCTACCACTCGCCACCTCAGGGGTCACCCACCACGCCGTCATACCCGTCCCCACCAAAGGGCTCTTCCACGCCGTCATACCCGTCACCTCCATCAAGCTCCAGCACGCCGTCCTACCACTCGCCGCCGCAGAGCACCCCGACCCCGTCCTACCCGTCACCTCCTTCCGGCTCCACAACTCCCGTAACACacgcgccgcccccgccgaccTCGGCCGACAAGCCGGACGTGCGGTACGCACCGCCGCCAGGCTCGTACGGCCCCAGCCCGTCAACTCCTCCGTCGACGCCGTCCCACGACTCGGGCTACCAGCCGCCGTTCTCCGGTCATCCCACGCCGTCGCCACCCACAGAGCACTCCGGCTACGTCCTGCCACCGCAAGCCCCGGGGATCCCTTCCTCGCCCCCGTCACACCCCACCACCCCCTCGGGGCCGGGCTTCCACCCGCCCACGACGCCAGCAACGCCGTCTTCGCCGCCGAAGCACTGCTCGCCGCCTTCTCAGGGAGGAAGCACCGGCACCGGTGGTGACCACGGGCACCAACCCGGGGGGAAGCTGCCGTTTCCGCCTGTCTACGGCGTGTCGTAcgcgtcgccgccaccgccagggAAGCCGTACAACTAG